Part of the Nicotiana sylvestris chromosome 5, ASM39365v2, whole genome shotgun sequence genome is shown below.
CCTCTAAACTATGGACCTGGGGTCcgtgaactctgacctggaccagaataagtGGTCCGATCCTGGCGCTGTCCCTGAAACTGTGGCGGTGCACTGGCTGCCGGATAAGACTGACGCCGGGGAAACTGTGGCCTAAATCCACCTCGAAACTCCCCTATGCTACCTGCGAACCGCGCCCTCTTCTGCTGCCCTCTATCATGCTCTCGATTGGCTCGTTGTTGCCTCTTGCGATCCTTTAGACCTGTGCATATGCTTGAATACGGGCAATATCCATTCCTTGGTTTAGAGAAGCTgtagtgcactcatttatcaagtGTGCCCCCAAACCACTAACAAACTGGTGTACCCGATCACTCATATCAGCAACAATCgtaggagcatacctagccaaagaGTTGAACTGCATGCTATATTCCCGAACGCTCATATTACCCTGTTCTAAGTGTAAGAACCTATCTCGTCGGGCTCTTCGAAGCTCAATTGGCAAATATTGCTGTAAAAATGCCTCAGAGAACTCCTTCCATGTCACTGGTGGCACATTAGGCCCCCGAGTTTGCTTCCAAGTCTCATACCATGTCACAGCAACATCACGTAGTCTATAAGAAGTAAACTCCACTGACTCAACATCCGTGGCATGTATAATTTGTAAGGTCCGTTGCATAAGATCCAGAAAATCATGTGGGTCAGCATTAGGATCAACCCCTGTAAATACTGGAGGATCCAAGTTGATAAAGTCTCGAACTCTCGCACTCACGGACCTATCAGCAATACCGAAGGTCTGGTGTTGGGCCTGGGAGGCCACTATTCGAGTCAGCAATTGTACAGCACTCCCCATGTCTAGGTCCTGATCAGGAACAACTGGGAGAGGGACTGGAGGTATGTTAGCTCCTCTAAGCCCTTCCGGGGGTGGTGGGGGTACTGCCCCGGAAGCCTGAGAATCAGCCTCATTCTGTGGCTCATGTTGATCTACATTAGCAGGTGGCACCTGACTTGTGCCCTCTCCCGCCTCCTCGTCCAACCTCTGAATAAATTTCATAGCCACTTGTCGTCTCCTAGTGTTAGGCATCACTGAGAaggtaaacaaaaaaaaaagaattaggaATGAACACTTATGATTAGGCTCTATTGCACGATCTAGATCAAGAAGAAAGTAATAATCCTAAATGCCCAATAGCctcatgtttataagtgtggtgcacaatacaccataaacaagactctactagacacggcttgtagactccctaggactgacctgctctaataccaagtttgtcacaccccaaccttgtgaggtgtggctggcacccgatgcccgaaggcccgagcgaaccaaccatgagatatgatccgaaatataataacctgcaggtagaagagcccaacacgacatatatatatatatatatatatatatatatatataaactaggcCAACAAGGCTGTAACAACAGTATAACAGCTATCCAGAAGGCCGATAGGGCGatacgaaaaatatatatatacaatgaccgctagtctgcaagcctctaagagtgtaagacaatctcaacagggtgggacaaagcccccgacatgcccaaaaccacacatatacatctgtaatagtacctatggactcaaagtcagcaactccgaagaagtggagtgcGAAACCCAACGCTGATCCTGGGGGTCCTACTGAGGAGGCACACCACTCTGTCTATtcgaacctgtgggcatgaacacagcgcataaaaatgcgtcagtacgaaatatgtactgaatatgtagggcgacaagtgtaacatgaaaaatgtaattaacaagagaagagacatagagataatttaaattctgaaactagcctcggtaggaaactaaaattcaacatggatataaatgtatgctcgtgacaccgtcgttcactatcgctacttataatatatcacattatataataataaatccctctgtggggctataatatccataacatacccggccataataaaggctcggtagaatcgtacccggccacgtgaagctcggtaatcccaactgatcagtggttacacaatatgtgtcatacccggccgtctataatgcggctcggtaatgaaagtaaatacatacatatactagATCATAAATTATATAGGTGCAATGCGAAACCAACCTTAAAAGACGTATTCTAAGAAGAGTCGAAGTGGCCTATCATCATTCTTCCCCGACTATCATGGTTGTggctaaaaatatttaattttcaactacgagccaacaagtactaagaacatgaGAGTTGTGTATTATGAGTACCTTTGAAGTAAATGTTACTTATTCAAGATTTATATGAACGTCGAAAGGAGAACGAGTAAAAGGCTTTAGTTCTTTTTAAGCAAGGAACAAGGAAATCCGAGAAATCATAGATATCCTCTAGAGTAAGCAATCTATGAGAAAAGATCAGGtctaagcatctttataagttgaaggtgaaataactcgaatccgacgagacaattcgataaacgtttattcgaattctagtcatgccgaaaagtatagcgaaagccctacataccttgtcgatggagttatatactgtttccaagacctcaaaagccttaggaatgatttcctacataatacaaaccattcaaaatcaaattcaagctcatagcttaaataattcttcatttagacatttacgcgaacaacttgtggccatgaatttgtagactcttttgtagattaatttccccccaacacaccaccaaattttactttactacatctcctcatcaacagaattccatccatgtcttcacagatccaaacaacacaataaaatcatatagaacagccccaacaatcaagccatattaagagaggtttcaaaaaaaatcaagaatatttctatagaggtttcaactatttcttaagaATTCTTACggtagaagtttacaaagatcaaagaggaagttaaatcataccttatgtgaccagaattactcaaaattcgaaattacaagacggagtcttgctatgaaaagtgaaacaccgaagaattcacgattccgaagctaccatggtgttctccatcttgaggatgactaaattgttgttatgcttggctagatggatgggagaagtttgagaggaaatccctaggtttttggttctgttttggagaggataaaacgcaggggttctgttttaaaaattgacttaaataaaaaaattttgactaaacccgactaggcacactgttcccgtaacagtgtgcacccctgtacgaaaatgttaatatctctctactccgaagtCGTATTAACGAACGGTttattgcgttggaaactagactcatagaccttcgattcggtaggtagaacacaccataactcccagtatattgagagaaaaagtcatcaacattttatccaaattccagtgaaatttaaacccgtaacttgcgcgcgatctttgtcgaatttttaatcacaaCTCAAATGACTTCCAATCTTAACGTATAACTATCGCATCATTTAAATATCTCATAGAAATTATCTTCCTACCGAATTATCCCATTTACAGCATGATAACGCCGAATACACAAGGTGTAACAAGATATGCAATCAAGCTAGGAGACTCTTTAATATCTTGGAAATCCAAGAAGCAGCAGAAACTCAGTTGAAGCGGAGTATAGAAGCATGGCAACAACAGTAGCTGAAGTAGTCTAGCTAGAAGGATTACTACGGGAGCTGAGTGTGGAAGTATCAAAGCCAATTAAATTTTTCAGTGATAGTAAAACGGCCATGCAAATTGCAGCAAACCCAATCTACCACGAAAGAACCGAACACATCGACATTAATTGTCATTTCATTAGGGAAAAGATCAAGAATGGGCTGATACAATCAGAGTACTTGGGGAGCAAACAACAACTGGCAGATTTATTCACCAAAGAATTAGGAGCAGCACAACATCATTATCTGTTATCCAAGCGTTAGATGTATACCAccctccagcttgagggggagtattaAGAGCCACATGCACAGTTAGGTTAATTGGTTAAGTGCACGTGTGAGTTGAATGTATATATGTACTGTTACATCACTGAATGAGAACAACACCATtcatttccatttttcttcttcattctcTCTTCTCTGCTATCTTCTAGAATGTACGATGACCTCCAATGGAGGTTCCTTGAGCCCATTTGGATTGGCTTATTTTAAGTACTTTTACGCCAAAATAACTTTTAAACAATTTTTTAGTGTTtggataaagtaaaaaaatatttttaagcacttgtttttaagctaaaatgataAAATAAGCCAAAGGCCAAAAGCTAGAATTCCTaacttatgacttttggcttaAAAGTCACTTACAACAAGCCCATCCAAACGGGCTCCTTATCTTGACATAAGATTGTGAATTCCACTAGTTTATTCTCCTTTGAACTAGCCAACACAgaggggtgggggggggggaaaGAGGAAAGAAAATAAAGCTTAAGGCAATGCATGTACAACATTCTGCCATCAGTTCTCTTTGAGAATTTACAAAAGTTTTACTTACACAGACGAGTATCTTTCAAAGGAAGCAGGTTGGTTATTTGTCCTCAACACTGATAAATTGGCCTGCGATGTCTGGGCGAGGACGATGACTGAGTGTCAGAGACAAGGTACTCACCACATTTTGTTGTTGCCTCCATTACATTCTTAAAATCGACACTTTGTCCATTATTTTCAAGGGTTGGACAACCCAGCTTAATTTTCAAGTTAGACCATCCATCTGACTCATCATTAATCTCAACCTCATGGCTTATTGACTGCAACTGGTTTCGAAGTGTCTGATTGTATTCAAACAAACGATCATATTTAAAATGGAGTTCTTCAAACTGGTTTTTTAATTTCAAAACAATAGCTCCTGCAGCCTGAGCCTTAGTAGCTTTTATCTTACAATCCGTTTCCAGCTTCTTCATTTTAGCTCTCAATTCGGCAATCTTGCCCTGTAAAACTCTACTATGATCCCCCATAAGCAATTTTCTTTCCTGAAGAAGTATTTCTTCAGCCTTGATAATCTTCCTAACAGAATGATGCTCCATTATTACAGGGTACAATTTGTCCAACAACATCCAGGCAAATAGCGAAAATCCTGCAAATCACAGGTTTAGTGTTAAAACTTAAAACCAAGAAATTTGCAAAACACATCTGACATAAATCAGTTGTCCAAGTATATGCATCGGCATAACCTAAATATATGTTACTCCTATTGGCAAACTCCACCTTCAGTATTACCTATGAGGGACGGAGCACTTACCCTTTTGTCTTGGTTAATCAAGAGATCTTAAGGATTAATGGGTCACTATCTCTGTATGTGTAAGACAGGAGAACGAGAATCACATGCATTATTGGTGGATATGTGAGATTTGAGAAGCCACCTATAAGCTTCAAACTCAATTTAGTAACTCATATCAGTATAAATGGATTCATTATTCTTCATTAAAAACAAAATTAGCCTTTCTTGGACTTATTTAGGGATCCGGTGCACAGTGAATTAACAGAACCATATATAAATACCATCTGTGATGGTTAGGAGCGGATGCAGAAAGCATAAAAGTTATAATTAGTAGTTAAAGTACTCGCAATGTATGCTCCCATCCCATAAGACATTGGAGAAACACAAGAAATGGGGAAACCATCCATGGGAGGAAGAGGCCTAGTAACAAAAGGGATGAAAAGCTAAACACTATTTCCAAATGCTTGTGAATAGTAGATTAGTAGTAGTTCAGATGAAACACACACATCCCATCTGGACATTTCATGTGCTCACTCGCCAagtcaaggtaggggtaaggtctgtgtataaGGTAAGGGTAAGATTTGTGTACCcactaccttccccagactcCACGGTGTAGGATAAGACTGGGTatgtagttgttgttgtttgttactCGTCAAGTCAAACAGCCACTGCAGGTAGTTAATTTGATTGTAACTTGTCAATAATAAATTTAGTGGCATTTCACCAGTAGAAGCTCCCAAATAGGAGGTTCCTGGTGAGGAGCTTGATATTCAGATGGAAGAAAGAGCGTAAAAACAGAAGATAGTTGTTGAGAGCTTTGCCGACAGCATTGTTATAAGCCATAGCTTCGTTGTTTAAAGCGGTGAAGCAATGTGAAACGAGGGGTTTGCTTCATGGGTGAAGCCATGCGCTTCAAAGTAGGGGTGGGTGTTggttggtttggttcggtttagCAAAAGCTCTGTGTGTTTTTTTCTGTTTTCGGTTTGTCATTTCGGTAACCAAAACTGAACTGTAGTAATTTTGGTACAGTTCGATTTTTTTCATGTGAACTTCAGTTTAATCAATTCCGTTTTTTAGTTTTGGGCCTGTCAGATAGAGGTTTTTCCCCAGACACAAAATGGGTCAGAATTAAACTTTTGCAATGGGCTGCATTTGCAAGTACTTGCTCCCAAACCCTTTTCACGTTTTCTCATTAAAATGGGCACCCATTAATTTTTATGATTCCCTTTTTACTAATCTAAGCAAAGAACAACCTTTTTTTCCTAATGGTATTTACATGCAcagttactttttttttatttgtccTTGAGCCGAGTGTCTATCAGAAACTGCCtgtctaccttcacaaggtaggggtaaggtctgtatacacactaccctccccagaccccacttgtgggactaccctggtttttttttttttaattgttgttggtggtggtggtggtggtattTACATGCACACTAGACTTGTGTCATCTTATAAGACTTGTGTCATCTTAGCTGCACCACAGGTTCCTTTTTGACACATATTAATAGACTTGCCATCTGTCTACACAAGTGAATTAGCTTAGAACAACCTGCCCAGTCCATTTCCTATATTACTTTTTCTACTTCATATCATCAGTCATAAGAAATTCAGTACCCTGCTTTTCCATTTCCAAGAAATGTATCTTTACAtattttgtgcttcacgaataAGACTCAAACTAAAAACGTACTAAAAGAATTTCTCAAGAATCAGTTGACATATCATCAGTCATAGACTATTTATTTAGGAGTAGCTTTTTATTTTTCAGTTCTGTAAATATCAAAATAGTAAGGAAAAAAGCAAAACAGAAATCTCAATAAGAACGAGTATCATAAGAAACAATAAGAGGgaaaaaatcaaattttgaaatgaaatattACCATAAGAGTCTATCAGGGAAGCCAGAGAACATCAAAAGTACCAACTTTGAGAGAAACCCAAGTCAAGAAATAAAACTGTTGACATATCATCAGTCAAACACTATTGAAATAGCTTTTTTCAATTCTTTGGACTCAAACCCATATCAAATATTACAAGAATAGTGTGCTGCAGTTAACATATCATCAGTCAAAAGGACTAAAACTTTTATTATTGCAGTTATCATATCATCCGTCGGGAGAGAGAAACAGGAAGAAGGATGGCCCAGAAAttcttttctaaaaacttccactAAACCGAGAAACGAACCGAAGAACAGACATATTGAAACAATTAAACCATGAACCAACCAAATAAATGGAGAAACTGAAACTGGAAAATCAAAAATTTCAGTTCAGTCCTACTACAAAGAAATGTGGGCTTCAAACAATGATCTGCAAAGTGATCCAAA
Proteins encoded:
- the LOC104241998 gene encoding uncharacterized protein, translating into MLATYIVLFILASLILGETLVFLGIWFHISFQESIIVALSHLHKGKGPLIVTRIRILMFCVLLYWVYSTSVIFYSRWIFHGPINWRDDVALYLLILQASLLGFSLFAWMLLDKLYPVIMEHHSVRKIIKAEEILLQERKLLMGDHSRVLQGKIAELRAKMKKLETDCKIKATKAQAAGAIVLKLKNQFEELHFKYDRLFEYNQTLRNQLQSISHEVEINDESDGWSNLKIKLGCPTLENNGQSVDFKNVMEATTKCGEYLVSDTQSSSSPRHRRPIYQC